From Nitratidesulfovibrio vulgaris str. Hildenborough, a single genomic window includes:
- a CDS encoding helix-turn-helix domain-containing protein: MAAEKLGARVRKYREDRGMSREQLSEAAGLTVEFIAALEEDNLYPSIGPLQKVARALNVRLGTFMDDEVTKDPIVARRGDREADLTMQKARNKRAAFRFHSLGKGKSDRNMEPFFIEICPEPEEDRKLSSHQGEEFILVTKGRVRVVYGKEEQVLEPGDTIYYNSIVPHYVGAEGDDPAEIYAVIYYPR; the protein is encoded by the coding sequence ATGGCCGCTGAAAAGCTTGGCGCGCGTGTGCGCAAGTACAGGGAAGACAGGGGCATGAGCCGCGAGCAGTTGTCGGAGGCCGCGGGCCTCACGGTGGAATTCATCGCCGCCCTTGAAGAAGACAACCTCTACCCCTCCATCGGCCCCCTACAGAAGGTGGCCCGAGCCCTCAACGTGCGGCTTGGGACCTTCATGGATGACGAGGTGACCAAGGACCCCATCGTCGCCAGACGGGGAGACCGCGAGGCCGACCTCACCATGCAGAAGGCGCGCAACAAGCGCGCCGCCTTCCGCTTCCATTCGCTGGGCAAGGGCAAGAGCGACCGCAACATGGAGCCGTTCTTCATCGAGATATGCCCCGAACCGGAAGAGGACCGCAAACTTTCGTCGCATCAGGGCGAGGAGTTCATCCTTGTCACCAAGGGGCGTGTGCGCGTGGTCTACGGCAAGGAGGAGCAGGTGCTGGAGCCGGGCGACACCATCTACTACAACTCCATCGTGCCGCATTACGTCGGTGCCGAGGGCGATGATCCTGCAGAGATCTACGCCGTCATCTACTACCCGCGCTAG
- the hypF gene encoding carbamoyltransferase HypF, whose protein sequence is MPPTPLRRRFVVSGQVQGVGFRPFVFRIATGHALTGTVSNTSEGVFIEVQGPHEAVEAFGDDLVGKLPPLAQVVSCEHEDLPLVAGETDFIIVASSGGHGHQVLISPDMAVCDDCLADMRDPAGRRYRYPFTNCTNCGPRYTITRSIPYDRDKTSMACFPLCPACRAEYEDPMDRRFHAQPNACPVCGPRLWLTARDGTTLAEGDYAITVTAHVLNTGRIAAIKGLGGFHLACDATDDAAVTTLRERKRRPHKPLAVMVPDMDTVRRIAAPTPDEERLILSQERPIVLCRARDDGPLASAVSPDTDHVGVMLPYTPLHHVLFDTLADLRREGGTSSRRTPSASDVCALVMTSGNASNEPICLGNRESLRRLAHIADAFLLHDRDILIRTDDSVVRAVQGEDGPLFMRRARGFVPRPVRLPDSGPCVLATGPELKNTLCITRNDMAFVSQHIGDMHNLETLGFFREIAAHLADILQVEPEAVVRDLHPDYMTTRWAEDCGLPVLALQHHYAHAYSVLAENGHEGPALCVTLDGTGYGDDGTIWGGEFLYVDSLELEHERLAHFSRLPLPGGETAIREPWRIAQGALWRLGMFEPDSRVWPWLPHREEASRMVGLMLDKGVNTPMASSCGRLFDAVSAMLGLCESITYEGQAAILLERIQDMSETTPYPCPLKDGVQPMVLDTAQLFLHAYVDWAMETPPGIIARRFHLGLIQGVADLAASLCGAMGLTTVGLSGGVMQNLTLAAGLPEALRARGLVPLVHRTLPPNDGCISLGQAAWGRRRLQRDNA, encoded by the coding sequence ATGCCGCCAACACCGCTTCGCCGCCGCTTTGTCGTCTCGGGACAGGTACAGGGAGTGGGCTTTCGCCCCTTCGTCTTTCGCATTGCCACCGGCCATGCCTTGACGGGTACGGTGAGCAACACCTCTGAAGGCGTGTTCATCGAGGTGCAGGGGCCGCATGAGGCCGTCGAGGCATTCGGCGACGACCTTGTCGGCAAGCTGCCGCCGCTGGCGCAGGTGGTCTCGTGTGAACACGAGGACCTGCCCCTCGTCGCAGGCGAGACGGACTTCATCATCGTGGCCAGCAGCGGCGGGCATGGGCATCAGGTGCTCATCAGCCCCGACATGGCGGTGTGCGACGATTGCCTCGCCGACATGCGCGACCCTGCGGGACGCCGCTACCGCTACCCCTTCACCAACTGCACCAACTGCGGCCCCCGCTACACCATCACCCGTTCCATCCCCTACGACCGCGACAAGACGTCCATGGCGTGTTTTCCGCTATGTCCGGCATGCAGGGCCGAATACGAGGACCCGATGGACAGGCGCTTCCATGCCCAGCCCAATGCCTGCCCCGTATGCGGCCCCCGTCTCTGGCTTACGGCGCGTGACGGCACCACGCTGGCCGAGGGCGACTATGCCATCACCGTGACGGCCCACGTGCTGAACACCGGGCGCATCGCCGCCATCAAGGGACTCGGGGGCTTCCACCTCGCGTGCGACGCCACCGACGATGCCGCGGTGACCACACTGCGTGAGCGCAAGCGCAGGCCGCACAAGCCGCTGGCGGTGATGGTGCCCGACATGGACACGGTGCGCCGCATCGCCGCCCCCACCCCGGACGAGGAGAGGCTCATCCTCTCGCAGGAGAGGCCCATCGTGCTGTGCCGCGCCCGTGACGACGGCCCCCTCGCAAGCGCCGTGTCCCCGGACACCGACCACGTGGGCGTGATGCTGCCGTACACGCCGCTGCACCATGTCCTGTTCGACACCCTCGCCGACCTGCGGCGAGAAGGCGGCACAAGCTCACGCCGTACGCCCTCTGCCAGCGATGTCTGCGCACTGGTGATGACCTCGGGCAACGCCAGCAACGAGCCCATCTGTCTCGGCAACAGGGAGTCGCTGCGCCGTCTTGCCCACATCGCCGACGCCTTTCTCCTGCATGACCGCGACATTCTCATCCGCACGGACGATTCGGTGGTGCGCGCCGTGCAGGGCGAGGATGGGCCGCTCTTCATGCGTCGCGCCCGCGGCTTCGTGCCACGCCCGGTACGCCTTCCCGACTCCGGCCCCTGCGTGCTGGCCACCGGCCCCGAACTCAAGAACACGCTTTGCATCACCCGAAATGATATGGCCTTTGTCAGCCAGCACATCGGCGACATGCACAATCTCGAGACACTCGGCTTCTTCCGCGAGATTGCCGCTCACCTCGCCGATATTCTTCAGGTCGAACCAGAGGCCGTCGTCCGCGACCTCCACCCCGACTACATGACCACACGCTGGGCCGAAGACTGCGGGCTGCCCGTGCTGGCACTCCAGCACCACTACGCCCACGCCTACAGCGTCCTCGCCGAGAACGGTCATGAAGGCCCGGCCCTGTGCGTCACCCTTGACGGCACGGGCTATGGCGATGACGGAACCATCTGGGGCGGTGAATTCCTGTACGTTGACTCCCTCGAACTTGAGCACGAGCGTCTCGCCCACTTCTCACGACTTCCCCTTCCGGGCGGCGAGACCGCCATTCGCGAACCATGGCGTATCGCACAGGGTGCGCTGTGGCGGCTAGGGATGTTCGAACCTGACAGCCGGGTCTGGCCCTGGCTGCCACACCGTGAAGAAGCCTCCCGCATGGTGGGACTCATGCTCGACAAGGGCGTGAACACCCCGATGGCGTCCAGTTGCGGCAGACTCTTCGACGCGGTCTCCGCCATGCTGGGGCTGTGCGAGAGCATCACCTACGAAGGACAGGCCGCCATCCTGCTTGAACGCATCCAGGACATGTCGGAGACCACGCCCTACCCCTGCCCTCTCAAGGACGGCGTGCAACCCATGGTCCTCGACACGGCCCAACTCTTCCTGCACGCCTATGTGGACTGGGCCATGGAGACACCCCCCGGCATCATCGCCCGACGCTTCCACCTCGGGCTCATTCAGGGGGTGGCAGACCTGGCCGCCAGTCTTTGCGGTGCCATGGGCCTTACCACGGTGGGACTTTCCGGGGGCGTGATGCAGAACCTCACCCTCGCGGCGGGGCTGCCCGAGGCCTTGCGCGCACGGGGACTCGTTCCTCTCGTCCATCGCACCCTCCCGCCCAACGACGGCTGCATCTCACTGGGTCAGGCTGCATGGGGCCGCCGCCGACTGCAACGTGACAACGCCTGA
- a CDS encoding sensor domain-containing diguanylate cyclase → MNTFAIPAPLIDAWRTTLETLRNLTGLGFGLLTRENGGELEIMVTAGELPSPFAEGYCLKGGPEGPLCAVVHTLARSLLIPDTTADARWASNPAVKAGVRAYFGLPLRLPTGALFGTLCLGSMSPVTGHDAVLKPLHCFATLVEQHIALLSTNALLRSQLDALPGASFASDPHGQMLFASNRCGSLLDLHPADIPGSDVDTVFNRIAALCESPEECHAILRRSFTLGGPSNGKLAFDDGRTIRWQARRLREDAGSVLGCTWFLEDATAELQARAGLTRSEALFRGLFNNAAVGIVLLDRQGFVVRSNVACARMLGTSPEQMHGLSFRAVLPPEDADQHLEEMQSLAEGETDELHGCWEMLHRNGSRLRVDLHGARLPGSGEEVVMLVGVDVTEQWRTERALAESERRYRALFDNAQAGIFRTSLADGTFLEANLRMAQMFGYDDVATFMAEYRAAENYVDPADRALMLDRLRTSGSFATMETHMRRRDGTTTWFLYSGTLDGDTIIGVANEISEMRATQEALRRSEERYRALFDNAADGLLLYEADGTLIDVNETIARRLGESREAIVGRNVASIVEPEVLERVRPRLAEILETGHASFESVHRTAMGPVNVEVHARRIEFEGRFVVLSSARDITERKNLEAALLREATTDPLTGGRNRRQFFVDANREFARALRHDSGLAVLMLDIDHFKNVNDLYGHQAGDEVLRAFAACCVEALRAYDVFGRLGGEEFAALLPAASPEEAMETAERLRKRVERRSVVYEGTALQCTVSVGVTSLAAADLGFDDMLRRADRALYAAKDHGRNRSEMAPMPMVPAEIPPPRKPFRE, encoded by the coding sequence ATGAATACGTTCGCCATTCCGGCACCGCTCATCGACGCCTGGCGCACCACACTGGAGACGTTGCGAAACCTGACCGGTCTCGGCTTCGGTCTGCTCACGCGCGAAAACGGCGGTGAACTCGAAATCATGGTCACGGCAGGTGAACTGCCCTCGCCTTTCGCCGAAGGATATTGCCTGAAGGGCGGCCCGGAAGGACCATTGTGCGCCGTGGTGCACACCCTGGCGCGGTCGCTTCTCATCCCCGATACGACCGCCGATGCCCGATGGGCCTCGAACCCTGCGGTGAAGGCAGGCGTACGTGCCTATTTCGGCCTGCCGCTTCGTCTTCCGACCGGCGCACTCTTCGGCACGCTCTGTCTCGGTTCCATGTCCCCGGTCACAGGGCACGACGCGGTGCTCAAGCCTCTCCACTGCTTTGCCACCCTCGTGGAACAGCACATAGCCCTTCTTTCCACCAACGCACTCCTGCGGTCACAGCTGGACGCCCTGCCGGGTGCCAGCTTCGCCAGCGACCCCCACGGGCAGATGCTCTTCGCCAGCAACCGCTGCGGCAGCCTGCTCGACCTGCATCCGGCAGATATCCCCGGAAGCGACGTCGATACGGTCTTCAACCGCATCGCCGCACTCTGCGAATCCCCCGAAGAATGCCACGCCATCCTCCGCCGGTCGTTCACTCTCGGCGGCCCAAGCAACGGCAAACTCGCCTTCGATGACGGACGGACCATACGCTGGCAGGCCCGCAGACTGCGCGAGGACGCGGGGTCGGTACTCGGGTGCACATGGTTTCTGGAGGATGCCACAGCAGAATTGCAGGCACGCGCGGGGCTCACCCGAAGCGAGGCCCTGTTCCGCGGGCTTTTCAATAACGCCGCCGTCGGCATCGTCCTGCTGGACAGGCAGGGTTTTGTAGTCCGCAGCAATGTGGCCTGTGCCCGGATGCTGGGCACCTCGCCCGAACAGATGCACGGCCTTTCGTTTCGTGCGGTGCTTCCCCCCGAAGATGCCGACCAGCATCTCGAGGAGATGCAGTCCCTCGCCGAAGGAGAGACGGACGAACTGCACGGTTGCTGGGAGATGCTGCACAGGAACGGCTCACGCCTGCGCGTCGACCTGCATGGCGCACGCCTGCCGGGTAGTGGCGAAGAGGTCGTCATGCTCGTCGGCGTCGATGTGACAGAGCAATGGCGCACCGAACGCGCCCTTGCCGAAAGCGAACGCCGTTACCGCGCCCTCTTCGACAACGCGCAAGCCGGCATATTCCGCACCAGTCTCGCCGACGGCACGTTCCTCGAAGCCAACCTGCGCATGGCGCAGATGTTCGGCTACGACGATGTCGCCACCTTCATGGCGGAATACCGGGCCGCAGAGAATTACGTCGACCCCGCAGACAGGGCTCTGATGCTCGACAGGCTGCGCACCTCCGGCAGTTTCGCCACCATGGAGACCCACATGCGCCGCCGCGACGGGACAACCACATGGTTTCTCTACTCCGGCACACTGGATGGCGACACCATCATCGGCGTGGCCAACGAAATCAGTGAGATGCGAGCCACGCAAGAAGCATTGCGCCGTTCAGAGGAGCGCTACCGCGCCCTCTTCGACAACGCGGCAGACGGTCTTCTGCTCTATGAGGCCGACGGGACCCTCATCGACGTCAACGAGACCATCGCCCGCAGGCTGGGAGAATCACGCGAGGCCATCGTGGGCCGGAACGTCGCCTCCATCGTCGAACCCGAAGTACTTGAGCGGGTGCGCCCGCGTCTCGCCGAGATACTGGAAACCGGGCACGCCAGCTTCGAGTCGGTGCATCGCACCGCCATGGGCCCCGTCAATGTGGAAGTGCATGCCCGCCGTATCGAATTCGAGGGGCGCTTCGTGGTGCTGAGTTCAGCCCGCGACATCACCGAACGCAAGAACCTCGAAGCCGCCCTGCTGCGTGAAGCGACCACCGACCCCCTTACGGGGGGCCGCAACAGGCGTCAGTTCTTCGTCGACGCCAACCGTGAATTCGCGCGTGCACTGCGCCATGACTCCGGTCTGGCGGTGCTCATGCTCGATATCGACCATTTCAAGAACGTCAACGACCTTTACGGGCATCAGGCCGGGGATGAAGTGCTTCGGGCCTTTGCCGCCTGCTGTGTCGAAGCCCTGCGGGCCTATGACGTCTTCGGCAGGTTGGGCGGCGAGGAGTTCGCGGCCCTGCTGCCAGCCGCTTCACCCGAAGAGGCCATGGAGACGGCTGAACGGCTGCGCAAGCGGGTGGAACGCAGGTCTGTGGTCTATGAGGGAACAGCGCTGCAATGCACCGTCAGCGTTGGGGTGACCAGCCTTGCCGCGGCAGACCTCGGCTTCGACGACATGCTGCGCCGCGCGGACAGGGCCCTCTACGCCGCCAAGGACCATGGCAGAAACCGTAGCGAGATGGCCCCCATGCCCATGGTTCCCGCAGAGATTCCACCGCCCAGAAAACCTTTCCGCGAGTGA
- the mltG gene encoding endolytic transglycosylase MltG, protein MTADGKLDDAQTDAHESPSPDDTVIDGGTSPLPSEASEAPSGDAAPVEAATPPDDPASASGGDHPPSTPPSPPSPPSSPPTLATPSTQSSPPLSSRPAWLRWLLRLLGVLCLVVLCAGGYAGYDAWRFLNVPPQTPGEETTFDVEPGASFDKVARQLEQRGLVSSAWRFKLLGHWMEWTGSLKAGRFAMHTGWTPGRVLDQLVNGQPILYRLTLREGLTWWEVGRLLESEGFARFSDFSAVIHDPAFLRHYGIPFDSAEGFLFPETYLLKKPQTLNREAARSVAGRLVDTFWRSTAAVLPLGHRTPPDDLRRLVTLASIVERETGVPAERARVAGVYTNRLRVGMILQADPTVIYGLGPTFDGNLRRSHLQDGDNPYNTYRKPGLPPGPICSPGFEALQAAVKPEDHGYFYFVARKDGTHQFSTNLDDHNAAVRKFQLGR, encoded by the coding sequence ATGACGGCTGACGGAAAGCTGGACGACGCGCAAACGGACGCGCACGAGTCCCCATCCCCTGATGATACCGTCATCGACGGAGGAACGTCGCCTCTGCCATCCGAAGCCAGCGAGGCGCCCTCCGGTGACGCCGCGCCTGTCGAGGCTGCGACACCGCCGGACGACCCCGCATCGGCATCCGGTGGCGACCATCCGCCAAGCACTCCCCCGTCACCCCCGTCGCCCCCGTCATCCCCGCCCACGCTGGCCACGCCGTCCACGCAGTCGTCCCCGCCGCTGTCATCCCGTCCGGCATGGCTGCGGTGGCTGCTGCGCCTTCTGGGTGTGCTGTGCCTCGTGGTGCTGTGCGCGGGCGGCTACGCGGGCTATGACGCATGGCGTTTTCTGAACGTGCCGCCCCAGACCCCCGGCGAGGAGACGACCTTCGACGTGGAACCCGGTGCCTCGTTCGACAAGGTGGCGCGACAGCTTGAACAGCGAGGGCTCGTCTCCAGCGCGTGGCGGTTCAAGCTGCTGGGGCACTGGATGGAGTGGACGGGCAGCCTCAAGGCCGGACGTTTCGCCATGCACACGGGCTGGACACCCGGCCGCGTCCTTGACCAGCTTGTCAACGGACAGCCCATCCTCTATCGCCTGACCTTGCGGGAAGGGCTCACATGGTGGGAAGTGGGACGCCTTCTCGAAAGCGAGGGATTCGCCCGGTTCTCAGATTTCAGCGCCGTCATCCACGACCCGGCCTTCCTGCGGCACTACGGCATCCCGTTCGATTCGGCAGAGGGGTTCCTGTTCCCCGAGACCTACCTGCTCAAGAAACCGCAGACGTTGAACCGTGAAGCCGCCCGGTCTGTGGCGGGGCGTCTTGTCGATACGTTCTGGCGAAGCACCGCCGCTGTACTGCCGCTGGGGCACAGGACACCTCCCGACGATTTGCGGCGGCTGGTGACGCTGGCGTCCATCGTCGAACGTGAGACGGGTGTGCCCGCAGAACGTGCCCGCGTTGCCGGGGTGTACACAAACCGCTTGCGTGTGGGGATGATCCTTCAGGCCGACCCCACGGTCATCTACGGCCTCGGCCCCACCTTCGACGGCAACCTGCGGCGCAGTCATCTGCAGGATGGCGACAACCCCTACAATACCTACCGCAAGCCGGGGCTGCCGCCCGGCCCCATCTGTTCACCGGGGTTCGAGGCGTTGCAGGCGGCAGTGAAGCCCGAAGACCACGGCTACTTCTACTTTGTCGCCCGCAAGGACGGCACCCATCAGTTCAGCACCAACCTCGACGACCATAACGCCGCCGTGCGCAAGTTCCAGTTGGGCCGCTAG
- the ruvX gene encoding Holliday junction resolvase RuvX: MKFLGIDYGQRRTGIAVTDAGGRMAFPRRTIAMTTRDAFFVELLGMVEVECPDAFVVGLPRLPGGEETLTTRQVRNFVERLKRRTTLPVYFMPEELSSFEAEDDLRDAGLRGRRLEAVVDQQAAVRILESFLAVPEERRSLA, from the coding sequence ATGAAGTTTCTCGGCATCGACTACGGGCAGCGCCGTACCGGCATCGCCGTCACCGATGCGGGAGGGCGCATGGCCTTTCCGCGGCGCACCATCGCCATGACGACGCGTGATGCCTTCTTCGTCGAACTTCTCGGCATGGTCGAGGTTGAGTGCCCTGATGCCTTCGTGGTGGGGTTGCCCCGTCTTCCCGGCGGGGAGGAGACCCTGACCACGCGGCAGGTGCGTAATTTCGTGGAACGCCTCAAGCGGCGCACGACGTTGCCGGTGTACTTCATGCCCGAAGAACTCAGCTCTTTCGAGGCCGAGGACGACCTGCGCGACGCCGGTCTGCGCGGGCGTAGGCTTGAAGCTGTGGTAGACCAGCAGGCTGCGGTGCGCATCCTCGAATCCTTCCTTGCCGTACCCGAAGAGCGCCGGAGTCTCGCATGA
- a CDS encoding FAD-binding and (Fe-S)-binding domain-containing protein gives MPHKGPHISISADFVVNRMLRINLDEFEDWPEAVREVAIEIAEELFLVVYNPFIDAETVKTSVRTRFESEKPALAHHYATSIGEGITMFWSAHEAEVAFRDELIRRLGQMLPKACIDSRPAALVENSTDATDLRMELPILVVAPDTAEQVSAIVRLANEMKFAIIPRGGGSGLTGGAVPARRRTVIMSLTRLTRITSVDTDALRLCCEAGVITNDAIRAASAKGLLFTVDPASKTASTIGGNISENSGGPFAFEYGTTLDNLLSWRMVTPTGEIIDVERADHPGHKILPDETAVFEVKDVSGGVRNVVHLRGDEIRLPGLGKDVTNKALGGLPGVQKEGVDGIITEACFALYRKPVYSRVLVLEFFGRSMHNAMLVIKDVIGMRDRIRQDGDYVKFSALEEFGTKYVQAIEYRKKSDVYEGEPISVLIIQMDGDDEYLLDRTVQEVVDIATPYDNVDAFVARDEKEAEVFWEDRHRLSAIARRTSGFKINEDVVIPTDSIPDFALFIEQLNLECSAQAYRSALQEVGRLQGMPMEDKDINREFTYASRAGRGDISASELSDEEMQIRAVVFLGELGQKYPNLARRIERIKDHMLATRIIVANHMHAGDGNCHVNIPVNSNDPVMLHNAEQVAARVMSKAQEFGGEVSGEHGIGITKIGFLRADKMEALKEFKARVDPRNVLNPAKLTQRELPVRPFTFSFNRLIEDIRQSGLPDKERLITLLANVQICTRCGKCKQVCPMHYPEQSLQHYPRNKNIALGALIEAVYYSQVNKGRPDPLLLTEVRTMMEHCTGCGKCAAVCPVKINSGEVALALRAFVEEEGAGGHPIKSRVLDWLVGDPAARVPRAAKLAAVGQKVQNRFVGLVPAGWRERMDNPLFAGPGPEVGYNNLAEAVRLDKGSIFVPAQGDRTTEAVLYFPGCGGSLFYRNIGLAGLMLMLEAGVGVVMPDRHLCCGYPLLAAGADESFTKNLDRNRTALRAVIEKARAAGLEVSHVITACGSCRDGLARHELPGLFGGGMQHKDLVQFLVERMPATTKAEGREVLYHPACHAEWTGVHKVKAAGIYAQALGAFTGARLRVNPGCCGESGMGAMTSPSIYNRLRRRKRQRLEVDFASYDPQGPVVVGCPSCKVGIARTLLALRDKRPVLHTVEWLAALRHGEDWRRHFRRAVLDSLGREAVRTVDMSGLDG, from the coding sequence ATGCCGCACAAAGGTCCCCATATTTCCATCTCCGCCGACTTCGTGGTCAACCGTATGCTCCGCATCAACCTCGACGAGTTCGAGGACTGGCCGGAGGCCGTGCGCGAGGTTGCCATCGAGATCGCGGAAGAGCTTTTCCTCGTCGTCTACAATCCGTTCATCGACGCCGAGACCGTGAAGACCAGCGTGCGCACCCGGTTCGAGAGCGAAAAACCGGCTCTCGCCCACCATTACGCCACGAGCATCGGTGAAGGCATCACCATGTTCTGGAGTGCACACGAGGCCGAAGTGGCCTTCCGCGATGAACTCATCCGCCGTCTGGGGCAGATGCTGCCCAAGGCGTGCATCGACTCCCGCCCCGCTGCGCTGGTGGAGAATTCCACCGACGCCACCGACCTTCGCATGGAACTACCCATCCTCGTGGTCGCGCCCGACACGGCGGAACAGGTGAGTGCCATCGTGCGTCTCGCCAACGAGATGAAGTTCGCAATCATCCCGCGTGGCGGCGGTTCCGGTCTCACCGGCGGTGCCGTTCCCGCGCGTCGGCGCACGGTCATCATGAGCCTCACCCGCCTCACGCGCATCACCAGTGTCGACACCGATGCCCTGCGCCTGTGCTGCGAGGCGGGCGTCATCACCAACGACGCCATCCGTGCGGCGTCTGCCAAGGGGCTGCTCTTCACCGTCGACCCCGCGTCCAAGACGGCGTCCACCATCGGCGGCAACATCTCCGAGAACTCCGGCGGGCCGTTCGCCTTCGAATACGGCACCACGCTCGACAACCTGCTCTCATGGCGCATGGTCACCCCTACGGGTGAGATCATCGACGTGGAGCGCGCCGATCACCCCGGTCACAAGATACTGCCCGACGAGACGGCGGTGTTCGAGGTCAAGGACGTGAGCGGCGGCGTGCGCAACGTGGTGCACCTGCGGGGCGACGAGATACGCCTGCCCGGCCTTGGCAAGGACGTGACGAACAAGGCCCTCGGCGGTCTGCCCGGTGTGCAGAAGGAGGGCGTGGACGGCATCATCACCGAAGCCTGCTTCGCCCTCTACCGCAAGCCCGTGTACTCGCGGGTTCTGGTGCTGGAGTTCTTCGGACGCTCCATGCACAACGCCATGCTGGTCATCAAGGACGTCATCGGCATGCGCGACCGCATCCGGCAGGATGGCGACTACGTGAAGTTCTCCGCCCTTGAGGAGTTCGGCACCAAGTACGTGCAGGCCATCGAGTACCGCAAGAAGTCGGACGTCTACGAGGGCGAGCCCATCTCGGTGCTCATCATCCAGATGGACGGCGACGACGAGTACCTGCTCGACCGCACCGTGCAGGAGGTGGTGGACATCGCCACCCCGTACGACAACGTGGATGCCTTCGTGGCACGCGACGAGAAGGAGGCCGAGGTCTTCTGGGAAGACAGGCACCGCCTCTCCGCCATCGCCAGACGCACCTCGGGCTTCAAGATCAACGAGGACGTGGTCATCCCCACCGACTCCATCCCCGATTTCGCCCTGTTCATCGAACAGCTCAACCTCGAGTGCTCGGCACAGGCCTACCGGTCGGCCCTGCAGGAGGTGGGGCGCTTGCAGGGGATGCCGATGGAGGACAAGGACATCAACCGCGAGTTCACCTATGCCTCGCGTGCGGGGCGCGGTGACATCTCGGCGTCGGAACTCAGCGACGAGGAGATGCAGATTCGCGCGGTGGTCTTCCTTGGCGAACTGGGGCAGAAGTACCCCAACCTCGCCCGTCGTATCGAGCGCATCAAGGACCACATGCTGGCCACGCGCATCATCGTGGCCAACCACATGCACGCCGGAGACGGCAACTGCCACGTCAACATCCCGGTCAACTCCAACGACCCCGTGATGCTGCACAATGCGGAGCAGGTGGCGGCACGCGTCATGTCCAAGGCGCAGGAGTTCGGTGGCGAGGTGTCGGGCGAGCACGGCATCGGCATCACCAAGATAGGCTTCCTGCGAGCGGACAAGATGGAGGCCCTGAAGGAGTTCAAGGCCCGCGTCGACCCGCGCAACGTGCTGAACCCCGCCAAGCTGACGCAGCGAGAACTGCCGGTTCGTCCGTTCACCTTCTCGTTCAACCGCCTCATCGAGGACATCCGCCAGAGCGGTCTGCCCGACAAGGAACGGCTCATCACCCTGCTCGCCAACGTGCAGATCTGCACCCGTTGCGGCAAGTGCAAGCAGGTGTGCCCCATGCACTACCCCGAGCAGTCGTTGCAGCACTACCCGCGCAACAAGAACATCGCCCTCGGTGCGCTCATCGAGGCGGTGTACTACTCGCAGGTGAACAAGGGCAGGCCCGATCCCCTTCTGCTGACCGAAGTACGGACCATGATGGAGCACTGTACCGGTTGCGGCAAGTGCGCCGCGGTGTGTCCCGTCAAGATCAACTCCGGCGAGGTGGCACTGGCGCTCAGGGCCTTCGTCGAAGAGGAGGGCGCGGGCGGACACCCCATCAAGAGCCGGGTGCTCGACTGGCTGGTGGGGGACCCCGCGGCACGTGTTCCGCGTGCCGCCAAGCTCGCCGCCGTGGGGCAGAAGGTGCAGAACCGCTTCGTGGGACTGGTGCCCGCAGGGTGGCGCGAACGCATGGACAACCCGCTCTTCGCAGGGCCGGGGCCGGAGGTTGGGTACAACAACCTCGCCGAGGCCGTACGGCTGGACAAGGGTTCCATCTTCGTGCCCGCGCAGGGCGACAGGACGACCGAGGCGGTACTCTACTTCCCCGGATGCGGCGGCAGTCTCTTCTATCGCAACATCGGTCTTGCGGGGCTCATGCTCATGCTCGAAGCGGGCGTGGGCGTGGTGATGCCCGACAGGCACCTGTGCTGCGGCTATCCGCTGCTGGCGGCAGGGGCCGACGAGAGTTTCACGAAGAACCTCGACCGCAACCGCACGGCGCTGCGGGCTGTCATCGAGAAGGCGCGTGCTGCGGGCCTCGAGGTCAGCCACGTCATCACCGCCTGCGGTTCGTGCCGCGACGGTCTCGCACGGCATGAACTGCCCGGTCTGTTCGGCGGTGGGATGCAGCACAAGGACCTCGTGCAGTTCCTTGTGGAACGCATGCCCGCCACCACCAAGGCAGAAGGCCGCGAGGTGCTCTACCACCCGGCGTGTCACGCCGAGTGGACGGGGGTGCACAAGGTCAAGGCCGCAGGCATCTACGCGCAGGCCCTCGGGGCGTTCACCGGTGCCAGGCTGCGGGTCAACCCCGGTTGCTGTGGCGAATCCGGCATGGGGGCCATGACCTCGCCCTCCATCTACAACCGCTTGCGTCGCCGCAAGCGCCAGCGCCTCGAAGTCGACTTCGCCAGCTACGACCCGCAGGGGCCGGTGGTGGTGGGGTGTCCCTCGTGCAAGGTGGGCATCGCCCGCACGCTGCTGGCCCTGCGCGACAAGCGGCCGGTGCTGCATACCGTGGAATGGCTGGCGGCGTTGCGTCACGGCGAAGACTGGCGGCGGCACTTCCGTCGGGCCGTACTCGATTCGCTCGGTCGCGAGGCCGTGCGTACCGTGGACATGAGCGGCCTCGACGGCTGA